tcGACAGACGAGGAGTCAAGGAGAAACCCACCACGAGGTCAACGGCATGCTGTTACACTGGCAGGGTGTGTTCGGCCAACGAGGTAGCCCCAAAAGAGAGTCAACTTTTTCCAATTTGGTGTGCAGCCCTGGGTACCGCGCAAACTGAGTTTTTCATTTGTTTTGattattttttaattcatAAAAAGAGCCAGATGAACTTTTTTCCAAATTACTACTCGATCGAGGATATATTTGTAACCCAGGAGAAGGTCGAATGCAAGGTCAACACGAAGCTTCAGCGTATGGGTACGTAAATCGAGAGCATCTGCTCGATCGTATCATTTGAATGTTTTTGTGGATTTCTGTAGGCTTCTTGGATGCCGGCGCAGAGGGAGACGACTTGGAAGCGGGGCGCAGCATCAATCTGCCGCTCTGGTATATCAAGGAACTGAAGGTAAACAACGCCTACTTCACCGTCTCCGTTCCCGATATCTACAAGAATGTGCACAAGGCCGTCTGTGAGGCGGAGACCACGCACATCGAACTGGGGCGACTGCATCCGTACTTTTACGAGTTTGGCCGCTATCTGACGCCCTATGACCGAAACCATGTCATCGGACGCATCATCTTTGAGACGATGCGGCAGCGTGTGCGTCATCTGCTGGACATATCGAAGAACGATGGACAAATGGCCAAGTCCGAGCTGCGACTGGACAACATCGAGGCGAAGCTGCACGAGGCGGGCGTGCGAACCAATACGCAGGTAAGTTATCACTTTCTGAGTCCATTCCAGTGATCCACTCATGCAGCATCCCATCCCCGTTTCAGTATATCAACTGGCTGCAGATGACGGGCAATAAAATTCTCATCTCGGAGTTGGTGGAGGAGCATCAGAAGAAGCGAAAACGTGACCGCAGCGACGACGAGAGCGACAGTCTGCCCAGCAGTAAACGTGTCACCCTGTGACACACACATCCCCCAATAGTTAtgagtgtttttttgtttgttgaaaCGTTTTAGCAATTTTATTCTGTAACTCGCTGCTCGCTGCCCCGATCAGATCAGATTCTATGCATACCATGTAAATACACACATAcgcaccacacacacacggacacacacacacgtttcATTGTGCCACAAAAATACAATACATTCGGTCTACGTACATATGCATAGATAGTAGTTTcaaaatacatacagatctaTATGAGATATACATATCTATGCGTGTATATTATTGCATGCCTGTATAGCGACAGCAGGGGTTAAGTTGtggttgtttgttgtttgttttgtaaatacatatacatagcTAAGCATTTCTGACAGGACAGAAGCACAATGCACACACGGTTAGGTACCATCTATAAACACCTACTGCTGCtcaactctctctctcactcgctCACTCACTATCTCTTCTATCGATCTAActctctcttgctcttgcTCCGGAAGTACCATCGTCTTCAAAccatatattgtatataaataAGTAGCGcagctacatacatacacacaaaaatacaaatacacatacacatacacatataaaTACAATTTCTTGTAAGCTCAATTAAAACAATTTGGTTTTGATGCACATTTCACAAATAAAACAATATCCAGCGATCGACAGATCGACAGCTCTTTCCTCTGCATTCTGATCAGTTATAGCTATatgtagatatatatatagttatatGTAGTTTGTGCATAGCCTCAACAATCCAATTAATCAATCAACAATTTGCCAGCCTATCGATGTTTAACAGAAAGAACAAACATAAATTTGCGTGTACCGTGTACCGTGTACTATTCGCCATAAAACGAATGGAATCCTACAACATAGTACAttcacatgtacatatgtgttaCTAATCACTTTGGCTTTTGCAAAACATATGCATACACATGGTACATATATCCATGGAGAGAGGTAGAGATATCGAATCTCCTCTTTCTTCTTGTAACAGTTTTTAGAACATCTGTAAGCTCGCCTTTTGGGAGGGGGATAGGGCGGGGGGTTGGTGGGGCTTGCGCTTaacaatacatacatatattttctgGGATTATACAATAGCGATAGCAATAATTGAATGCAACATTTTGTTCGGTTTTATCGTTTTATCGGTATATCGcattcgttttttttttttttttgtgttttggcGGGGGTGGGGGGCAAGCTTAACAACACATCATTttagttttggttttttaggtttttagttttttagttttttaattttttagtTGGGTTTTTTAAGATTTAATTTAGCTTTGATCTTTGTGTTCCTCCGTTGGTTTTTATTACATAATGtctttttgtttaaaaactaaatatcCGTCTGCGCGCCCAGGGTTCTTCTCCTTTGTCCTGTTTTTGTTCCAGTTTCTCTTCGGTATATCCGTGTCCGTATTTAATTCGTTGGTTATTCGGTTATAGTAGGATTATTCGGGGGTTGGGTGGGTTCGGGGCTGTGGGTTATGTAGTTGTATAAACAATAAGTGACAGCGACAGCTGTGCCTCAAAATAAATACATGGCTAGAGCTTTCCAAACGCTTAGcttaacaaaaacaaaactaaTCTTCGATTTGCACTAGTTCTTGCCATTTATTATGGcggtgggagtgggagtggtagtggtggtggtggtggtggccgcCAGACCCGTCGCTTCCGGTGGACCATTCTTCAGTAGGGCAGGCGCCTTCCGCTTGGGCATAAAAGTCTGCGGGCAAAAAGAAAGTAACACGAAAATGAGCGAGATGGCAAATAGAAGTAAATGCGGAATTACCTTGATAGCCCCCAATACCATCAGATAGAACCAATAGAGCTGCGGCAAGAACAGTATGGCAATGCTGACCAGACATCCCCGTGGCAGGCCGCTCATGGCCGACCATAGGCTGGCCGCTTCAATGGCAAGACTGTAGCGCCACATCACGTACGGCCACATGCAGACGCGGCACACAAAGAAGGTGGCCAGCATGAGGAGACCGTTGGCAACGTACACACGCGACTCCTTTAGCCGCATCGTGCTCAGGATGCTCCTCAGCGATACAAACGGTGTGGAGAACTCCATCATGAACATGTAGCTATAGATGCAGTGGCCACCACCACGAATGTACTGCAAAGGAAGAGGAGGGCATTGAATTACGTGTACGACTGATCATCGAATGGGTAcgcgtgtgcgtgtgcctTACCGTGACCACCAGCAGACCAAAGGTGCCGATAAAGACGTGATGGATCATCATGACCGGATGCGTTAGCACATACTTGAGGAAGTCCCAGCGCCCGTCCTTGGGTATCTGCACACAGGCCCCGTCATAGTCACAGATCTCATGGGGGGTGCTGGGAGTGCTGCCATTGTTGTTGCCACCGGCACCAGTTCCACCAGCCTCCCTGCTCCTGCCATTGGTGGCCACACAGTGACCGCTCCTCACATGACCGTTCACCGTGGACATCGATGATCCCGATGAACCCTGTCCCTTGGTCAGGCGCAGCAGGTGCAGCTTGTCGGCTATCTTCTGGGTGTGCACCTTATACATGGCCCAGATGTCGTACATGAAGTATGCCGTCCCGAACCATCCGTAGGCCTCCATCAGGAAGTGCGAGGCATAAACGAATGATTTCGTGCATGTCGACTTGCAAACGATGAGGCCCACCAGAAAGGAGAACGAGGCCTGGATGGCCGAAACGGTTCTGAAAATAATAGAGATATATATTATCTCAACAATAGATAAAGATGCAATAGATAAAGATAGATACATTAATTAGTAGCGGGTATCTTGAGGTCAAAGCACGTATTCCGCGACTAAAGACAACATTCCGCGCTCTATCTCTATCCCTCTCGATCTCCTGCTTTCGAGACGACGGCGGCTGTACATGATTATTTGAGCCCTGCATGAACCATGCCACCGAATCAGCGTCTCAGCTTTCTCATAACATCATAACATTGAACGAAGCAGGTCTCGTAATTGTTACTGTTTCAGATCCGAAAATTTCGGGTTTTTTTTCGCGCTTTTTTCTATTAAGGATGCGATGTGGGTGGCAGCCACTTAGCCCGGGGATATCCTTTGCTTTGGTGGAGTTTTACGTCAAAAATGAGTTGAATTTAAATAAggatttaaaataaaaaaaaaaccttagACTTTCGACCGAATTTAGTTATCGGAAATAGCTCAAAATTTTATGTACGACATCAGAAACAGAGAGCGCAGAGAGTCCGTCTATAGACAGAGGAAGCCGCACCGGCCGGTAGATGGAAGCAAGGAACTGCCCGCCGGAGGTCGATCCGTGCCCCGTGCGACAATTCCTCGCACGGCAGGCCGAGGTCCAGACCAGTCAGCGCCAGAATCTGAACCATTATCTGTCCGACTTCCCGCCGCCCCTAATGTCCGCCCAGAACACAACATCCGACTCGTCCCCGCCCGGAGGATCTCGGATCGGAGAGGGCTGCCAGTGCAGCAGGACAAGGTCGAGTTCGATTCTGGAGCAGCTAGTCCGCGCCGGCGGACGCAAGCAGGAGAAGCGCCTGCTGGTCCCGGACCTGGCCACCGACTGGTTCCGCAAGCAGAAGGTTTTCCTCGACCAGATCAGCCCTGAGGAGatggcccaggcccaggcccagggcCAGGACAGCCGCCGCTGCCCCCAAGATGCCGCAGAGGACCGGCTGCCAGAGAGCTGTTGCACCTGCCCGGTCAAGCAACGGATGCAATGCCATCTGAAGGCCAAGCTCGATTGCGAGTGCAGGAGCAGACGCAGGAGCAGAAGAGAGAATGCTCCAGCTAGAAGCGAACGGAAGGGCAAGAAAGTGGCCCCCAGTCAGTCTGTCACACGCTGCAAGCCAAATGTGGCAGGATGTGGGAAAGAGGGGAGCACGAAAAAGAGAAAGGCcaagagcaggagcaggagcaggagcaggagtagaagcaggagcaggagcatgGCCAAAGACAAAACCAAAAGCAGCAACACCATCAGTGGCAGTAAGGCGAGCATAAGCAAGAGCCTGGCCATAGACAGCAGCAATGGCAGCGAGAAACGCATGGGTGCTGGCGCCCAGAGTCCCAGTCGCCGGCGCATCGATCGGCGTAGGAGCTGCATATGCCTCCGGCGGAGTCCCTCGTGCCGTTGTCCCTGCCAGATGCAGTTCCAAGGCGACGGCCAGCCCATGTCCAGGGAGTGCCAGCTGGCGACGCGGCGCACAGAGCCGCTGATGCCGTGCCTGCGCAGGAAATACGAGCTGCAGCAGGCACCGCAGCGGCGACTCGAGCCGCAGCACTTTCGCCGCATCTCGCCGGAGTTCTTCGGGATACTCCAGAAGTACGAGCAGGCGATGACCGAGAGCTGCCCGCTCTACGGCATCTCCATACGGCACTGGGGCGAGACGGCCCCAGTCTGCACCTGCGACGATGATGGCAACCCAGCGAACAGGCAGTGCCTCGGCGATGAGTCGGTGCGCGCAGCGGGTGCCAAGCCGCCCCCTCCGGCCCTGCTCCCCAACGAATCGGATGCGAATATGGAAGAGGATCCGTTCTGCACCGACGCCACCTGTCCTTGCCGAAACAATGATCAGTCGGACCCCACAGCGGATAGGGACCAGTGCAAGGACCGAGCTGGCCCAGTCAAGTGCCAGGAACCGGAGCCCAGCCAACCGCAGCCGGAACCACAAAGGCAGCCTGTAGAGGAGCCGAAGAAGCCCGTGGAGCCGGCCACGAGGAAGCCCATATGTTGCCCGATTGAGTCCGAATACCCACGGCAGAAGAAACCGAAAAAGGAGCCAGAGAAGAAGAAAAGCGGCTTCAAATGCTGCCCCTGCTGGTCCAAGGATCCCCTCAAGGGAGATGGATCGACCACCGACGGTCCTGGATCGGGGAAAGAAAAGCCACCCAACGAGGAGAAGccaaaaaaagagaagaaagaaaagaaagagaaaaaagaaaaaaaaaatgaacagAAGCCGCCCAAAGAAAAGAAGGAGAAACCACCGAAGGAGAAGAAGGTAAAGAAATCCAAGAAGGACGTCGACGGGAGGCGCAATCCCTTTGCGCCGCCCTCCTTTTTGGGCGGATTCGCCTACCTCTGCAGACGCTGCATGCGGTCGGGCCGCCATCTGCTGTACAGCCACAACTCGAGCTACCAGCGCATCCGTCGCCAGAACCAGGACTTCCCCAACGGCTGTGGCCCCCCAACCGTGGCTCCACCCCCCGCTCCAGCACTCCGAGCAGTCCCAGCTTTATACCACATGGGGGGTGTGTGCCAGCATCAGCCCGATGTCTGGCGATTCGGGGACACGCCAGCGTCCACCCAAGAGGCAGACGACAGAGAGTCAGACACCGAATCAGCACCAGAGGCACAGCCCGAATGGGAGCCATCGGAGCAGGGAGGAGGCTCCCCTCATGGCGGCAGCAGTACCACCACCTTGAGACCCCACCCCAGCAGCGAGAGCTGCAGCCGAGCCCCACCGAATCCTCCCCACAGCTGTGGCACTGTCTGCACGACGAGACGCACTCAGGCGGGTGCCTGCAACCTCAAGGGTAGCCCTTCATCGGCCATTTGGACGCTGCAGAAGCGTAGCTCCAGGTCGGTAAAGCGGAGGTTTGTCAACGAGCGTTTCGGTAAGAGAAGGATGCCGGAGAGATCCGACAGAACTGGGAGAACGGAGAGAACAGCCCAGGTCAAGGATGCGGAGGAAGCCTCCTCCTCAAGGCTCAAGGACGATGAGGCATCGTCCTATGTGGAGGGTTTCTGCCTCAAGGTGAACAAGCATGGCACACGGGCCTGCTATCTGGCCAACGACTACATGCAGCTGATGAAGATGGTTGCCAAAAAGCGAGCCCGTTGCGATTGCCTCAAGACCAAGAAGACCACCTGCCGCCCCAAGCCAGAGCGAGAGCCCAGTCCCAGGGCAGCCCGAGGCCGACGAACGTCGCCCCCGGCGGCCCAGCGCAGCAGCCCGGCTGCCCCTCGCCAAGCCCCTTCGAGTACCGGAGCCCGTTCGCAGTCCGCCGCAATGGCCAAGAGTCCAAAGCAAAAACGAACCAAGCCTCCAGGTAAcacagccacagtcacagATGGCGATGCTGACACTTACCAGCTCTCGGATGGGCCAAGCAGCTGTCAAGATCTGGCTGCGTGTAGTTGCAAGAccgagagaaagagaggcaCAACCTCCCTAGGAATCTGCCCTAGGAACCAAGCCGTCCAGAAGCGACCTGCCAGAGGCTCATcgagtcccagtcccagtcccaatcAGAGTCCCGTCCGATTGAACAGGAACGTTGAAAGAAGGTCTTCATCGCCGACACGGAGTGCCAAATCTTCGGCATCGAGCAGAGCCCGCGCCACGGAGAGACAGCGGCAGGAGACTGCCATATCGAGCAGCGACTTCGAAGAAGTCCCTCGCTCGGAGAAAATACCAGCGCACACGACCCGTGGCCGAAACCCCCCGAGCGGTGCATCGGATGGGCCGGAGGCCGCACTCCAATGCCACCAATCCAATTCGTATCCGAGTGAATTCGTGTTTACAAAATATTCCTATTCCAATCCTCGTACCGATGCCAGCCAAGATCCAACAGATCCCAGTCCCTGGCCGGAAGCGGCCCCAGAACAGGGTATTTCTGCCATAAGTTGGGGGGAGCAGGAAACCCAAAATTGTCCCGAGGAGTGCCCTAtacggcagcagcggcagcagcagaagcagtaccagaagcagcagcagcagcagcagtaccagcagcagcagtaccagcaacagcaggagcagcaacagcgggagcagcagcagcagcgggagcaacagcagcagcggcagcatcagcagcagcggcagcagtaccagcagcagcgacagtgccagcagcaggaacagcagcagcaggagcgtCAGCAGCAATGG
The Drosophila miranda strain MSH22 chromosome XL, D.miranda_PacBio2.1, whole genome shotgun sequence genome window above contains:
- the LOC108159769 gene encoding probable DNA replication complex GINS protein PSF3; translation: MNFFPNYYSIEDIFVTQEKVECKVNTKLQRMGFLDAGAEGDDLEAGRSINLPLWYIKELKVNNAYFTVSVPDIYKNVHKAVCEAETTHIELGRLHPYFYEFGRYLTPYDRNHVIGRIIFETMRQRVRHLLDISKNDGQMAKSELRLDNIEAKLHEAGVRTNTQYINWLQMTGNKILISELVEEHQKKRKRDRSDDESDSLPSSKRVTL
- the LOC108159759 gene encoding ceramide synthase, with amino-acid sequence MHLRRNGQSPSTPSVPSGEPEHVKGHGIGSATAASACSQDDGTDAKAPARPRRGCYFSLAFSIGSMGLACGSLWQIPNTTDRITLQRGLFLTSLGFIYFISLTDFCNKYLLETRRGQEFRRKYRLMMSDVLEITNKTVSAIQASFSFLVGLIVCKSTCTKSFVYASHFLMEAYGWFGTAYFMYDIWAMYKVHTQKIADKLHLLRLTKGQGSSGSSMSTVNGHVRSGHCVATNGRSREAGGTGAGGNNNGSTPSTPHEICDYDGACVQIPKDGRWDFLKYVLTHPVMMIHHVFIGTFGLLVVTYIRGGGHCIYSYMFMMEFSTPFVSLRSILSTMRLKESRVYVANGLLMLATFFVCRVCMWPYVMWRYSLAIEAASLWSAMSGLPRGCLVSIAILFLPQLYWFYLMVLGAIKTFMPKRKAPALLKNGPPEATGLAATTTTTTTTPTPTAIINGKN
- the LOC108152276 gene encoding uncharacterized protein LOC108152276 gives rise to the protein MEARNCPPEVDPCPVRQFLARQAEVQTSQRQNLNHYLSDFPPPLMSAQNTTSDSSPPGGSRIGEGCQCSRTRSSSILEQLVRAGGRKQEKRLLVPDLATDWFRKQKVFLDQISPEEMAQAQAQGQDSRRCPQDAAEDRLPESCCTCPVKQRMQCHLKAKLDCECRSRRRSRRENAPARSERKGKKVAPSQSVTRCKPNVAGCGKEGSTKKRKAKSRSRSRSRSRSRSRSMAKDKTKSSNTISGSKASISKSLAIDSSNGSEKRMGAGAQSPSRRRIDRRRSCICLRRSPSCRCPCQMQFQGDGQPMSRECQLATRRTEPLMPCLRRKYELQQAPQRRLEPQHFRRISPEFFGILQKYEQAMTESCPLYGISIRHWGETAPVCTCDDDGNPANRQCLGDESVRAAGAKPPPPALLPNESDANMEEDPFCTDATCPCRNNDQSDPTADRDQCKDRAGPVKCQEPEPSQPQPEPQRQPVEEPKKPVEPATRKPICCPIESEYPRQKKPKKEPEKKKSGFKCCPCWSKDPLKGDGSTTDGPGSGKEKPPNEEKPKKEKKEKKEKKEKKNEQKPPKEKKEKPPKEKKVKKSKKDVDGRRNPFAPPSFLGGFAYLCRRCMRSGRHLLYSHNSSYQRIRRQNQDFPNGCGPPTVAPPPAPALRAVPALYHMGGVCQHQPDVWRFGDTPASTQEADDRESDTESAPEAQPEWEPSEQGGGSPHGGSSTTTLRPHPSSESCSRAPPNPPHSCGTVCTTRRTQAGACNLKGSPSSAIWTLQKRSSRSVKRRFVNERFGKRRMPERSDRTGRTERTAQVKDAEEASSSRLKDDEASSYVEGFCLKVNKHGTRACYLANDYMQLMKMVAKKRARCDCLKTKKTTCRPKPEREPSPRAARGRRTSPPAAQRSSPAAPRQAPSSTGARSQSAAMAKSPKQKRTKPPGNTATVTDGDADTYQLSDGPSSCQDLAACSCKTERKRGTTSLGICPRNQAVQKRPARGSSSPSPSPNQSPVRLNRNVERRSSSPTRSAKSSASSRARATERQRQETAISSSDFEEVPRSEKIPAHTTRGRNPPSGASDGPEAALQCHQSNSYPSEFVFTKYSYSNPRTDASQDPTDPSPWPEAAPEQGISAISWGEQETQNCPEECPIRQQRQQQKQYQKQQQQQQYQQQQYQQQQEQQQQERQQQWQQYQQQQQQKPSVATQDSQFDENQAERFQDREPVQERAAQNYEEDPPSAEWIAQEKQLQQQQHQHQPGLVECRCNKDAPCWRNVKEKRQPQPYPQAQFQSQSPIYPQKGGYDQDDEHSQRTTTLNEERPTTRKQLKCLSRSCKLRAPIGGPLRWIANGFTSSKRSSCTEGAATERARPAPAAAAAPQSPQPADVNQQRPRAPPHRPPREVGRRYYSETQPKMCYDQVARLDGLSSSRSTHSRCSIRALRSNTDTIQSPLTPTPSVASVEKVPDRWGFLQSTQQQMPSPQQQMQSPQQQMPSPQQQMPSQRQPETPMQMQMQPRMEAQYPNQMPNEKNRYMPHEHRMVTVAGPGPGSLIGCGFSSSKKIPKLLSSHPLDLKHSIVQRREAKRPKWMFHNHAPLTLRTARPRADAYYEEKMRRRCLKFILNLEQDNPSSFAAQGPSRAALDPAAAPAEQATWYSAEEQSEAQAHEQEHYPSEEQQHEEELQQEEVQEQEQEPVNGLPEDQEWYAEPGYEVDAGPKWSHTRRSISGSGIRPANNAGVWVEHPPNQWQYPESHRYEDRPQQSPTYDPYYRADTDNWPPQVQGHNWESPSYRPIQQSQSQPQSQPQPQPPLHRNYQEPQSQRQPPCQSQPQPQPERQPRPERSSHSERQSQRKDQRHPERQPKSERQSQPERQSQPERQSQAQRQPHPQPQPHPQAQSQHHHPQPHSQPHLQRQAQPQPDNNPKRHWRLPRSVSETIPFYDEVEVKDYATEVEQQPQNWQTNAPPPACMQPMYHRSVARSSASSGRAAAHRSPRRSSRHQAAHRQGGGTAGAITAAALGLRGLVQALGGPRYARKPSPGSGVSPEGEATTISSIEAGFHRLVPMNYSKEQLPFTVDPATEHREAAAPTAANSARSYGLVSGREQRTRTYPVQERPSALPARSSRFNSYSKPPPSMDNERSTLSLFAVPTSSSNLAWRSEATAARPITKSRMPGGQEEQRMPPPVSVLSDLDFHTHSTSHNSSLSTSGAYQAPSPSRAQSEAGTAPLAVFLDNFRARNVLVLPAKSCPSSEIPARGSGSGSGREKTQAKDEHGPTQGRRWFPATPLVIPPTYNALLEEQILQEYLPTPKSRRSRS